The following coding sequences lie in one Pirellulales bacterium genomic window:
- a CDS encoding Dabb family protein — MRIVMLLALIALPVGLTMLLSTKTDAGGAISKPRVLRHIVLYKFKDDVSPAQVQQVVDAFAALPGKIDGIVAFEHGTNVSPEGKSDGLTHAFVVSFQDEKSRDAYLKHPAHDDYVKVVRDRREKVVVFDYWAE; from the coding sequence ATGCGAATCGTCATGCTACTTGCCCTGATCGCACTCCCTGTGGGCCTTACCATGCTGCTCTCGACAAAGACGGACGCGGGCGGCGCCATTTCTAAACCGCGCGTGCTGCGACACATCGTGCTGTACAAGTTCAAAGACGACGTCTCGCCGGCGCAGGTGCAACAGGTTGTGGACGCGTTCGCAGCCCTGCCAGGCAAAATCGATGGCATCGTGGCCTTCGAGCACGGCACGAATGTCAGCCCGGAAGGCAAGTCCGACGGCCTGACCCACGCCTTCGTCGTCAGTTTCCAGGACGAAAAGTCGCGCGACGCGTACTTGAAGCATCCGGCCCACGATGACTACGTGAAAGTAGTCCGCGATCGCCGCGAAAAGGTGGTGGTCTTCGACTATTGGGCGGAATAG
- a CDS encoding PEP-CTERM sorting domain-containing protein, whose protein sequence is MRLRAFLAAAVVLAMATSAQAVQLVVMAVNSAPGITGAKAFTIGVQITAADVAANPDSTLFAQNITFSGNGTSPIQAAGASNVPDIQTAWNTLDLNSPNSIGNGGAGGPSFPPGSAATTNELYKDSYWYSGSTASLQGINGFNDAGDTFGTVTTVNSGQGVYAQGPGAAVGTTGYLFQPEATGIVGGGSTGVDMSYTGLFGPLGANVLDQAPLASQFVNGILTVPLAQIIAKGDVHIPDNYALGQGQFLAVGNTPYNLDGSLAGTDPAGGAGGTLVFATGQIVFTPEPGTFVMTGMAALGMLLAWRRRKS, encoded by the coding sequence GTGAGATTAAGAGCTTTCCTCGCTGCGGCCGTCGTTCTGGCGATGGCCACCTCTGCCCAAGCTGTTCAATTGGTTGTCATGGCCGTGAACAGCGCGCCTGGCATCACCGGCGCCAAGGCGTTTACGATTGGCGTGCAGATTACTGCCGCTGACGTAGCCGCGAACCCGGACAGTACGTTATTCGCTCAGAACATCACATTCAGCGGCAACGGAACTAGCCCAATTCAGGCCGCTGGCGCGTCAAACGTGCCTGATATTCAGACCGCCTGGAACACGTTGGACCTGAACAGCCCAAATAGTATCGGCAATGGCGGTGCCGGTGGCCCGAGCTTCCCGCCCGGCAGCGCTGCCACTACGAACGAGCTGTACAAGGACAGCTATTGGTACTCGGGTAGTACTGCATCGCTACAAGGCATCAATGGCTTCAATGACGCGGGTGATACCTTCGGAACGGTCACCACGGTGAATAGTGGACAAGGTGTCTACGCTCAAGGGCCCGGTGCGGCCGTTGGCACGACGGGCTACCTCTTCCAACCCGAGGCGACCGGCATCGTCGGTGGTGGCTCGACCGGTGTGGACATGTCATACACTGGCCTGTTCGGACCGTTAGGTGCAAACGTGCTGGACCAAGCACCATTGGCTAGCCAGTTCGTCAATGGCATTCTGACGGTTCCCTTGGCCCAGATCATTGCCAAGGGCGACGTCCATATTCCCGACAACTATGCTTTGGGCCAGGGACAGTTCCTTGCCGTTGGTAATACCCCCTACAACCTTGATGGTTCTCTTGCCGGCACCGACCCTGCAGGCGGAGCGGGCGGGACACTGGTCTTTGCTACTGGTCAGATCGTCTTCACCCCCGAGCCAGGTACGTTTGTGATGACCGGCATGGCCGCTTTGGGCATGCTGTTGGCCTGGAGACGACGCAAGTCGTAG